The following are encoded together in the Tripterygium wilfordii isolate XIE 37 chromosome 3, ASM1340144v1, whole genome shotgun sequence genome:
- the LOC119994976 gene encoding ethylene-insensitive protein 2-like isoform X3 translates to MLCYVIGVLISQPEFPLSMSGVLTKLSGESAFTVMSLLGANIMPHNFYLHSSLVQQHRVPPDTTKSAFCHDHFLAIFCIFSGIYLVNYVLMNSAANIFNSTGLVLLTFPDALSLMEQVFRSPVATIAFSLVLFCSNQITALTWNLGGEAVIHDFLRLEIPGWLHRATIRIIAAVPGLYCVWTSGAEGVYQLLMFTQVMVALLLPASVIPLFRIASSRPIMGVYKISQFVEFLVLIVFMGILGLEIIFIAEMIFGNSDWVSNLRWNMGNSTSVPYLILLITACSSFSLMLWLAATPLKSASVRFDKSMWGWDVQKAVPEASIQREENDLSDTRYYGEEIVPEEQLPTPGRSVESQSDLPVEYSDRDLPEKRNKFDQEHHLTTIEENNSCFSFPSPPVRGQVESLSTAEAEPVLVAASEVTVRDLSDPKTMEIEFTEPIEKTVGVEGDLRAEKDDDVEGDSWEPEESSKGVPGSISSLASDGPSSFRSLSGKSDDGGNGAGSLSRLAGLGRAARRQLAAVLDEFWGQLYDFHGQVTEKAKAKKMDVVLGVDSKAAPASLKVENPGKEFSGYFPSVGGRGSDSLINPSIFDSPKQQRMQHGIDSSYGVQRGSSSLWSNHMQLLDTSFQNSSPNVYDSSERRYSSLRSLPSSDGWDYQPATVHGYQIASHLNRLKERTAECLHVQMESSAQRSRTLGPTNYRDSLAFALGQKLQNEMSATPASRFQNHALSRISSLQSESPYYDVSSSASADNAGISTNTKKYHSLPDISGLSVPYRDLYMSDKSVQWNNALKYGTSVGRTSYEQSLYANTGSNAGAALAFDELSPSKAYRDPFSFQSSASSNTGSLWSKQPFEQFGVADKNRATMSDGMGSTSHSVAQETTSVVDSESKLLQSLRLCIVKLLKLEGSDWLFTQNDGADEDLIDRVAARERFLYEVENRVGHVGEPHYLPSDRRSGSALKNDEAGFLISSVPHCGEGCIWKPDLVISFGVWCIHRILDLSLMESRPELWGKYTYVLNRLQGMIDPAFSKPRGPKSPCFCLQIPASHQQRSSPPVANEMLPPAAKPGRGKCTTAGMLLDTIKDVEMAISCRKGRSGTAAGDVAFPKGKENLASVLKRYKRRLSNKPSVSHEGSGSRRVSTPATTYGL, encoded by the exons ATGCTTTGTTATGTTATTGGAGTGCTTATCAGTCAACCAGAATTCCCTCTTTCCATGAGTGGGGTGCTGACTAAGTTAAGCGGGGAGAGTGCATTCACAGTGATGAGTCTTCTTGGAGCAAATATTATGCCTCATAATTTTTACCTCCATTCTTCTCTTGTTCAG CAGCATAGGGTCCCACCAGACACCACAAAAAGTGCTTTCTGTCATGACCATTTTTTGGCCATCTTCTGCATCTTCAGTGGAATTTACTTGGTGAATTATGTGCTTATGAACTCAGCGGCAAACATATTCAACAGTACTGGGCTTGTATTGCTGACTTTTCCAGATGCATTGTCACTGATGGAACAG GTTTTTAGGAGCCCAGTGGCGACAATAGCTTTCTCTCTAGTGCTTTTTTGTTCTAATCAAATCACGGCATTAACTTGGAACTTGGGTGGAGAAGCAGTCATACATGACTTTCTCCGGCTGGAGATACCTGGTTGGCTTCATCGGGCCACAATCAGAATTATTGCTGCTGTTCCAGGCCTTTATTGTGTGTGGACTTCTGGAGCTGAAGGGGTTTATCAATTGCTTATGTTTACACAGGTTATGGTAGCACTGCTGCTTCCAGCTTCTGTGATTCCCCTTTTCCGCATTGCCTCATCACGACCAATAATGGGTGTCTACAAAATTTCCCAGTTTGTGGAGTTCTTAGTACTGATTGTATTCATGGGAATTCTAGGCCTTGAGATTATATTTATTGCGGAGATGATATTTGGAAATAGTGACTGGGTGAGTAATTTGAGGTGGAACATGGGGAATAGCACTTCTGTCCCTTATCTCATCCTCCTCATCACTGCGTGCTCATCtttcagtttgatgctttggcttGCGGCCACCCCACTAAAATCTGCAAGTGTCCGATTTGATAAGTCAATGTGGGGCTGGGATGTACAGAAAGCGGTACCTGAAGCCTCCATTCAACGGGAGGAAAATGATTTAAGTGATACTAGGTATTATGGAGAGGAAATTGTTCCGGAGGAACAGTTACCAACACCAGGAAGGTCGGTGGAGAGTCAGTCAGACTTGCCTGTCGAATATTCTGACCGTGATTTACCTGAGAAAAGAAATAAGTTTGATCAGGAACATCATTTGACTACCATTGAAGAAAACAACTCCTGTTTTTCATTCCCAAGCCCACCAGTACGTGGTCAAGTGGAATCATTATCCACTGCTGAGGCAGAACCTGTACTTGTGGCAGCTAGTGAAGTTACTGTTAGGGATTTGTCTGACCCGAAAACCATGGAAATTGAATTTACGGAGCCAATTGAGAAGACGGTGGGTGTAGAGGGAGACCTACGAGCTGAAAAAGATGACGATGTGGAGGGAGACTCTTGGGAGCCTGAAGAATCATCCAAAGGGGTTCCTGGCAGCATCTCATCGTTGGCTTCTGATGGCCCTAGTTCATTTAGGAGTCTCAGTGGGAAAAGTGATGATGGTGGTAATGGTGCTGGAAGTCTATCCAGATTAGCAGGATTGGGACGTGCTGCAAGGCGTCAATTAGCTGCTGTTCTTGATGAGTTTTGGGGACAGCTGTATGATTTCCATGGACAAGTAACGGAGAAAGCAAAGGCCAAGAAAATGGATGTGGTGCTAGGAGTTGATTCAAAGGCTGCACCAGCGTCACTTAAAGTTGAGAACCCTGGGAAAGAATTCAGTGGATATTTCCCATCTGTAGGAGGAAGAGGGAGTGATTCTCTGATTAATCCTAGTATATTTGACTCTCCCAAGCAGCAGAGGATGCAACATGGCATTGACTCATCATATGGCGTTCAAAGGGGGTCTTCCTCCTTGTGGTCCAATCACATGCAGTTGCTAGATACCTCCTTTCAGAATTCTAGCCCCAATGTTTATGACTCCAGTGAGAGGCGATACTCTAGTTTGCGCAGTCTCCCTTCTTCTGATGGCTGGGATTATCAGCCAGCAACAGTACATGGTTATCAAATTGCATCTCATCTCAATCGCCTTAAGGAGAGAACTGCTGAATGTTTGCATGTTCAAATGGAGTCATCAGCCCAGAGGTCCCGCACCTTGGGGCCTACAAACTATAGAGACTCCCTAGCTTTTGCTTTGGGGCAAAAATTGCAAAATGAGATGAGTGCTACACCAGCATCTAGATTTCAGAACCATGCACTATCCAGAATCAGTTCGTTACAATCAGAGAGTCCGTATTATGATGTATCCTCTTCTGCATCTGCTGATAATGCAGGTATATCCACCAATACGAAGAAGTATCATAGCCTACCAGACATTTCAGGACTCTCTGTTCCTTATCGGGACTTATATATGTCTGATAAGAGTGTGCAATGGAACAACGCCTTAAAATACGGAACATCTGTAGGTAGAACAAGCTATGAGCAATCCTTGTATGCAAATACTGGATCTAATGCTGGAGCCGCCTTGGCTTTTGATGAGCTCTCTCCGTCAAAAGCATACAGAGACCCATTTTCTTTCCAGTCGAGCGCTAGCTCCAACACTGGATCTCTTTGGTCCAAACAGCCATTTGAGCAGTTCGGTGTGGCTGATAAAAATCGTGCTACTATGAGCGATGGAATGGGAAGTACATCACATTCAGTTGCTCAAGAAACTACTTCTGTTGTGGATTCTGAGAGCAAACTTCTTCAGTCTCTTAGACTATGTATTGTTAAGTTACTTAAATTGGAAGGTTCTGATTGGTTATTTACACAAAATGATGGAGCTGATGAAGACCTGATTGATCGGGTGGCTGCAAGGGAGAGGTTCCTGTATGAAGTTGAGAACCGGGTGGGTCATGTGGGTGAACCTCATTATTTGCCTTCTGATAGGAGGTCTGGTTCTGCTTTAAAGAATGATGAGGCAGGTTTTTTGATCTCTTCAGTTCCTCATTGTGGCGAGGGTTGTATTTGGAAACCAGATCTGGTAATAAGCTTTGGAGTGTGGTGCATTCATCGAATTCTTGACCTATCTTTAATGGAAAGCCGGCCAGAGCTGTGGGGAAAATATACTTATGTTCTGAATCGTTTACAG GGAATGATAGACCCAGCATTCTCAAAGCCCCGTGGTCCAAAGTCTCCATGTTTCTGCCTTCAGATACCTGCGTCGCATCAGCAGAGATCAAGCCCACCTGTTGCTAATGAGATGTTGCCCCCAGCTGCCAAACCAGGCAGGGGAAAATGCACAACTGCAGGGATGCTTTTAGACACAATCAAGGATGTAGAGATGGCAATATCTTGCCGTAAGGGTCGGTCAGGCACTGCTGCAGGTGATGTTGCTTTCCCCAAGGGGAAAGAGAATCTGGCGTCTGTCCTAAAACGCTACAAGAGACGATTGTCCAACAAGCCCTCGGTGTCTCATGAAGGGAGTGGTTCACGCAGAGTTTCAACACCTGCCACTACTTATGGTTTGTAG